In one Rutidosis leptorrhynchoides isolate AG116_Rl617_1_P2 chromosome 8, CSIRO_AGI_Rlap_v1, whole genome shotgun sequence genomic region, the following are encoded:
- the LOC139861463 gene encoding type II inositol polyphosphate 5-phosphatase 15-like isoform X1 — protein MASRDHAVDDLFSSLNSSPETRQLDFGHNSPNLISFDDDDDTNYGTTPTGTKTLMVFDRFYDSSSDDGLYSSGSAGAGTGSTGGENSVLQAGNRLDYMMQYLDKKLLTVDETNNECKQALPDIIGSGGGIGMFRLPIRAAVHPGWPPCVELRPHPLRETQIGCFLRVLEGTEGGRELWAGSECGVRVWDVKDMFDDGEDEVEVRFYESVKTSPTLCLVVDDGNKVVWSGHKDGKIRCWKMLKSYNDEPDVPFRECISWQAHRGPVLSMVISSYGDLWSGSEGGSIIVWPWEAIEKAQLLTKEEKHMASLIIERSYIDLKNQVTTNGISCSILSADVKYLLSDHSGAKVWSAGPMSSALWDAYTRELLKVFNIDGLAENLTVMQDLTPEEEAKMKFSSYPKKDKTQSGISFFQRSRNAILGAADAVFRVAAKGVLGDDIRRIEGLIITIDGTIWTGSANGLIVKWDGNGNQVQDFQYHNYAISCLCTFGLQVWVGYASGTLHVLDLDGNLVGKWVAHDSAIIDMTVGPGYIFTLANDGGIRGWSISSPGPVDKILCSELSDKELQYTKLENFKILAGTWNVAEGRTTHDSLISWLGSSAKDVDIVAVGLQEVEMGAGFLAMSAARETMQLGLEGSAAGQWWLDMIGRTLDEGSSFQRVGSRQLAGMLIGVWASNDIRVNVGDIDVAAVPCGFGNAIGNKGAVGLRMRIYGCIICFVNCHFAAHLDAVRARNADFDHVYKTMSFSRPQNVVNASSGMMSYLFLSCLLALSSFSLWALYGARLVPGLLFAAGVSSAIQTGRIVNALGAMSVDELPELSEADMVVFLGDFNYRLDDISYDEARDFISQRSFDWLKEKDQLHIEMKAGTVFQGMREAAIRFPPTYKFERHQPGLAGYDSGEKRRIPAWCDRVLYRDNRTDSLDICNLNCPVVASILQYEACMDVTDSDHKPVRCIFSVELARIDESKRRKMYGEIIKTNSKIRRVLEEQFNVPDAILSTNNIILHDNDKSILRITNKSGEDEALFKVLCEGQCTIKDGKQASSHRPRGSYGFPRWLEVKPTIGIIEPNHIAEISVHHQGYETLEEYVDGAPHNCWCEDVRDKEVMLLVEVRGSCTTERKCHRVRVRHTHSLSDRSMPMEQKPDNSTRVQSNVLHRSDIKWLTGSRDVVDHLRDLHTP, from the exons AGACGATGGACTTTACTCCAGTGGCAGTGCCGGCGCCGGCACCGGAAGTACCGGCGGTGAGAATTCTGTACTTCAGGCTGGAAATCGGTTGGATTACATGATGCAGTATTTAGATAAGAAGTTATTAACTGTTGATGAAACGAATAATGAATGTAAACAAGCGTTGCCGGACATTATAGGTAGTGGTGGAGGGATTGGGATGTTTAGGTTACCAATTAGGGCTGCCGTGCATCCCGGCTGGCCACCGTGTGTCGAATTACGGCCACATCCGCTTAGGGAGACACAGATTGGGTGTTTTTTGAGAGTATTGGAAGGAACAGAAGGTGGTAGGGAACTGTGGGCAGGATCTGAGTGTGGTGTTAGGGTTTGGGATGTGAAGGATATGTTTGATGATGGGGAAGATGAGGTGGAGGTACGGTTTTATGAATCGGTTAAGACGTCTCCAACTTTGTGCTTGGTGGTTGATGATGGGAATAAGGTGGTGTGGAGTGGACATAAAGATGGGAAGATTAGGTGTTGGAAAATGTTGAAAAGTTATAATGATGAACCTGATGTTCCGTTTAGAGAATGTATCTCGTGGCAAGCTCATCGTGGACCTGTTTTGTCGATGGTGATTTCGTCGTATG GTGATCTATGGTCCGGATCCGAGGGTGGTTCAATAATTGTGTGGCCCTGGGAAGCCATTGAAAAGGCCCAGTTATTGACAAAAGAGGAAAAACACATGGCATCTTTAATAATTGAGAGATCATACATCGATCTTAAAAACCAAGTCACTACAAATGGCATCTCTTGTAGTATACTTTCAGCAGATGTTAAATATTTGTTATCTGATCATTCCGGGGCAAAAGTTTGGAGCGCGGGCCCCATGTCATCTGCATTATGGGATGCATATACAAGAGAGTTGTTAAAAGTGTTCAACATTGATGGACTGGCTGAAAATTTAACAGTTATGCAAGATCTAACACCAgaagaagaagcaaagatgaaatTTTCATCTTATCCTAAAAAAGACAAAACACAAAGTGGGATTAGTTTTTTTCAGAGGTCACGTAATGCAATATTGGGTGCAGCTGATGCGGTTTTTCGCGTTGCAGCAAAAGGAGTTTTAGGTGATGATATTCGTAGAATCGAAGGTTTAATCATAACAATTGATGGAACCATTTGGACTGGATCTGCAAATGGGTTAATTGTGAAATGGGATGGAAATGGAAACCAAGTGCAAGACTTTCAGTATCATAACTATGCCATTTCTTGCTTATGTACGTTTGGGTTACAAGTATGGGTCGGGTATGCAAGTGGGACACTGCATGTACTTGATCTTGATGGAAATTTGGTTGGCAAATGGGTTGCTCATGACAGTGCTATTATTGATATGACTGTTGGGCCCGGTTACATATTTACATTGGCTAATGATGGTGGCATACGTGGATGGAGTATATCGTCTCCTGGACCTGTAGATAAAATATTATGTTCAGAGTTGTCTGACAAAGAATTACAGTACACAAAGCTTGAAAATTTTAAGATTCTTGCTGGTACATGGAATGTTGCTGAAGGAAGAACCACACATGATTCACTTATATCTTGGTTGGGTTCTTCAGCTAAAGACGTTGATATTGTTGCTGTTGGGTTACAGGAGGTTGAAATGGGCGCTGGGTTTCTTGCTATGTCTGCTGCCAGAGAAact ATGCAGTTAGGTCTTGAGGGAAGTGCTGCGGGTCAATGGTGGCTTGACATGATTGGTCGAACTCTGGATGAAGGGTCAAGTTTTCAACGTGTTGGCTCGAGACAGCTAGCGGGCATGCTTATCGGAGTGTG GGCCAGCAATGATATTAGAGTTAATGTTGGagatattgatgttgcagcagtTCCATGTGGATTTGGAAATGCTATTGGTAATAAG GGAGCAGTTGGTTTGAGGATGAGAATCTATGGGTGCATTATATGCTTCGTGAATTGTCACTTTGCAGCACACTTAGACGCTGTTAGAGCGCGTAATGCTGATTTCGATCATGTATATAAGACTATGTCCTTCAGCCGTCCACAAAACGTTGTGAATGCATCGTCTGGTATGATGTCATACCTTTTCTTATCTTGCTTGCTTGCCTTGTCATCTTTCTCATTATGGGCTCTCTATGGGGCCCGCCTGGTTCCCGGCTTACTTTTTGCAGCTGGAGTCTCATCTGCTATCCAAACGGGCCGTATTGTAAAT GCTCTTGGTGCTATGTCTGTGGATGAGTTGCCGGAGCTGTCTGAGGCAGACATGGTTGTGTTTTTAGGTGACTTTAATTATCGACTTGATGATATATCGTATGATGAAGCACGAGATTTTATCTCTCAAAGAAGTTTTGATTGGCTTAAAGAAAAGGATCAGCTACATATTGAAATGAAAGCTGGAACTGTTTTTCAAGGAATGCGTGAAGCTGCTATTAGGTTTCCCCCAACCTACAAATTTGAAAGGCATCAACCTGGTTTAGCAG GGTATGATTCGGGTGAAAAAAGGCGCATACCTGCATGGTGTGATCGAGTCCTATATCGTGATAACCGTACAGATTCTTTAGACATATGCAATTTAAATTGTCCTGTAGTTGCTTCGATTTTGCA GTATGAAGCTTGTATGGATGTGACAGATAGTGATCATAAGCCTGTGCGTTGCATCTTTAGTGTGGAGCTGGCTCGAATAGATGAGTCAAAAAGAAGAAAAATGTATGGAGAAATTATCAAAACTAATTCGAAAATCAGGcgtgttcttgaagaacaattcaATGTTCCCGATGCTATTCTAAGTACAAACAATATAATTCTTCATGATAATGACAAATCAATCTTGCGGATTACCAATAAATCTGGGGAAGATGAAGCTCTGTTTAAGGTTTTATGTGAAGGTCAATGTACTATTAAAGATGGAAAACAAGCATCTAGTCACCGCCCAAGAGGTTCTTACGGCTTTCCACGATGGCTTGAG GTTAAGCCAACGATTGGTATAATAGAACCGAATCATATTGCGGAGATCTCAGTTCATCATCAAGGATATGAAACCCTAGAGGAATACGTAGATGGTGCTCCTCATAACTGTTGGTGTGAGGACGTGCGTGATAAGGAAGTTATGTTGTTGGTTGAAGTAAGAGGCAGTTGTACAACGGAGAGAAAATGCCACAGAGTTCGTGTTCGTCACACACACAGTTTGTCAGACAGGTCTATGCCTATGGAGCAAAAACCGGATAACTCTACTCGTGTACAGTCAAATGTACTTCACCGTTCTGATATCAAGTGGTTGACTGGTTCTCGTGATGTTGTTGACCATTTACGTGATCTGCATACTCCTTAA
- the LOC139861463 gene encoding type II inositol polyphosphate 5-phosphatase 15-like isoform X2: MASRDHAVDDLFSSLNSSPETRQLDFGHNSPNLISFDDDDDTNYGTTPTGTKTLMVFDRFYDSSSDDGLYSSGSAGAGTGSTGGENSVLQAGNRLDYMMQYLDKKLLTVDETNNECKQALPDIIGSGGGIGMFRLPIRAAVHPGWPPCVELRPHPLRETQIGCFLRVLEGTEGGRELWAGSECGVRVWDVKDMFDDGEDEVEVRFYESVKTSPTLCLVVDDGNKVVWSGHKDGKIRCWKMLKSYNDEPDVPFRECISWQAHRGPVLSMVISSYGDLWSGSEGGSIIVWPWEAIEKAQLLTKEEKHMASLIIERSYIDLKNQVTTNGISCSILSADVKYLLSDHSGAKVWSAGPMSSALWDAYTRELLKVFNIDGLAENLTVMQDLTPEEEAKMKFSSYPKKDKTQSGISFFQRSRNAILGAADAVFRVAAKGVLGDDIRRIEGLIITIDGTIWTGSANGLIVKWDGNGNQVQDFQYHNYAISCLCTFGLQVWVGYASGTLHVLDLDGNLVGKWVAHDSAIIDMTVGPGYIFTLANDGGIRGWSISSPGPVDKILCSELSDKELQYTKLENFKILAGTWNVAEGRTTHDSLISWLGSSAKDVDIVAVGLQEVEMGAGFLAMSAARETMQLGLEGSAAGQWWLDMIGRTLDEGSSFQRVGSRQLAGMLIGVWASNDIRVNVGDIDVAAVPCGFGNAIGNKGAVGLRMRIYGCIICFVNCHFAAHLDAVRARNADFDHVYKTMSFSRPQNVVNASSAGVSSAIQTGRIVNALGAMSVDELPELSEADMVVFLGDFNYRLDDISYDEARDFISQRSFDWLKEKDQLHIEMKAGTVFQGMREAAIRFPPTYKFERHQPGLAGYDSGEKRRIPAWCDRVLYRDNRTDSLDICNLNCPVVASILQYEACMDVTDSDHKPVRCIFSVELARIDESKRRKMYGEIIKTNSKIRRVLEEQFNVPDAILSTNNIILHDNDKSILRITNKSGEDEALFKVLCEGQCTIKDGKQASSHRPRGSYGFPRWLEVKPTIGIIEPNHIAEISVHHQGYETLEEYVDGAPHNCWCEDVRDKEVMLLVEVRGSCTTERKCHRVRVRHTHSLSDRSMPMEQKPDNSTRVQSNVLHRSDIKWLTGSRDVVDHLRDLHTP, translated from the exons AGACGATGGACTTTACTCCAGTGGCAGTGCCGGCGCCGGCACCGGAAGTACCGGCGGTGAGAATTCTGTACTTCAGGCTGGAAATCGGTTGGATTACATGATGCAGTATTTAGATAAGAAGTTATTAACTGTTGATGAAACGAATAATGAATGTAAACAAGCGTTGCCGGACATTATAGGTAGTGGTGGAGGGATTGGGATGTTTAGGTTACCAATTAGGGCTGCCGTGCATCCCGGCTGGCCACCGTGTGTCGAATTACGGCCACATCCGCTTAGGGAGACACAGATTGGGTGTTTTTTGAGAGTATTGGAAGGAACAGAAGGTGGTAGGGAACTGTGGGCAGGATCTGAGTGTGGTGTTAGGGTTTGGGATGTGAAGGATATGTTTGATGATGGGGAAGATGAGGTGGAGGTACGGTTTTATGAATCGGTTAAGACGTCTCCAACTTTGTGCTTGGTGGTTGATGATGGGAATAAGGTGGTGTGGAGTGGACATAAAGATGGGAAGATTAGGTGTTGGAAAATGTTGAAAAGTTATAATGATGAACCTGATGTTCCGTTTAGAGAATGTATCTCGTGGCAAGCTCATCGTGGACCTGTTTTGTCGATGGTGATTTCGTCGTATG GTGATCTATGGTCCGGATCCGAGGGTGGTTCAATAATTGTGTGGCCCTGGGAAGCCATTGAAAAGGCCCAGTTATTGACAAAAGAGGAAAAACACATGGCATCTTTAATAATTGAGAGATCATACATCGATCTTAAAAACCAAGTCACTACAAATGGCATCTCTTGTAGTATACTTTCAGCAGATGTTAAATATTTGTTATCTGATCATTCCGGGGCAAAAGTTTGGAGCGCGGGCCCCATGTCATCTGCATTATGGGATGCATATACAAGAGAGTTGTTAAAAGTGTTCAACATTGATGGACTGGCTGAAAATTTAACAGTTATGCAAGATCTAACACCAgaagaagaagcaaagatgaaatTTTCATCTTATCCTAAAAAAGACAAAACACAAAGTGGGATTAGTTTTTTTCAGAGGTCACGTAATGCAATATTGGGTGCAGCTGATGCGGTTTTTCGCGTTGCAGCAAAAGGAGTTTTAGGTGATGATATTCGTAGAATCGAAGGTTTAATCATAACAATTGATGGAACCATTTGGACTGGATCTGCAAATGGGTTAATTGTGAAATGGGATGGAAATGGAAACCAAGTGCAAGACTTTCAGTATCATAACTATGCCATTTCTTGCTTATGTACGTTTGGGTTACAAGTATGGGTCGGGTATGCAAGTGGGACACTGCATGTACTTGATCTTGATGGAAATTTGGTTGGCAAATGGGTTGCTCATGACAGTGCTATTATTGATATGACTGTTGGGCCCGGTTACATATTTACATTGGCTAATGATGGTGGCATACGTGGATGGAGTATATCGTCTCCTGGACCTGTAGATAAAATATTATGTTCAGAGTTGTCTGACAAAGAATTACAGTACACAAAGCTTGAAAATTTTAAGATTCTTGCTGGTACATGGAATGTTGCTGAAGGAAGAACCACACATGATTCACTTATATCTTGGTTGGGTTCTTCAGCTAAAGACGTTGATATTGTTGCTGTTGGGTTACAGGAGGTTGAAATGGGCGCTGGGTTTCTTGCTATGTCTGCTGCCAGAGAAact ATGCAGTTAGGTCTTGAGGGAAGTGCTGCGGGTCAATGGTGGCTTGACATGATTGGTCGAACTCTGGATGAAGGGTCAAGTTTTCAACGTGTTGGCTCGAGACAGCTAGCGGGCATGCTTATCGGAGTGTG GGCCAGCAATGATATTAGAGTTAATGTTGGagatattgatgttgcagcagtTCCATGTGGATTTGGAAATGCTATTGGTAATAAG GGAGCAGTTGGTTTGAGGATGAGAATCTATGGGTGCATTATATGCTTCGTGAATTGTCACTTTGCAGCACACTTAGACGCTGTTAGAGCGCGTAATGCTGATTTCGATCATGTATATAAGACTATGTCCTTCAGCCGTCCACAAAACGTTGTGAATGCATCGTCTG CTGGAGTCTCATCTGCTATCCAAACGGGCCGTATTGTAAAT GCTCTTGGTGCTATGTCTGTGGATGAGTTGCCGGAGCTGTCTGAGGCAGACATGGTTGTGTTTTTAGGTGACTTTAATTATCGACTTGATGATATATCGTATGATGAAGCACGAGATTTTATCTCTCAAAGAAGTTTTGATTGGCTTAAAGAAAAGGATCAGCTACATATTGAAATGAAAGCTGGAACTGTTTTTCAAGGAATGCGTGAAGCTGCTATTAGGTTTCCCCCAACCTACAAATTTGAAAGGCATCAACCTGGTTTAGCAG GGTATGATTCGGGTGAAAAAAGGCGCATACCTGCATGGTGTGATCGAGTCCTATATCGTGATAACCGTACAGATTCTTTAGACATATGCAATTTAAATTGTCCTGTAGTTGCTTCGATTTTGCA GTATGAAGCTTGTATGGATGTGACAGATAGTGATCATAAGCCTGTGCGTTGCATCTTTAGTGTGGAGCTGGCTCGAATAGATGAGTCAAAAAGAAGAAAAATGTATGGAGAAATTATCAAAACTAATTCGAAAATCAGGcgtgttcttgaagaacaattcaATGTTCCCGATGCTATTCTAAGTACAAACAATATAATTCTTCATGATAATGACAAATCAATCTTGCGGATTACCAATAAATCTGGGGAAGATGAAGCTCTGTTTAAGGTTTTATGTGAAGGTCAATGTACTATTAAAGATGGAAAACAAGCATCTAGTCACCGCCCAAGAGGTTCTTACGGCTTTCCACGATGGCTTGAG GTTAAGCCAACGATTGGTATAATAGAACCGAATCATATTGCGGAGATCTCAGTTCATCATCAAGGATATGAAACCCTAGAGGAATACGTAGATGGTGCTCCTCATAACTGTTGGTGTGAGGACGTGCGTGATAAGGAAGTTATGTTGTTGGTTGAAGTAAGAGGCAGTTGTACAACGGAGAGAAAATGCCACAGAGTTCGTGTTCGTCACACACACAGTTTGTCAGACAGGTCTATGCCTATGGAGCAAAAACCGGATAACTCTACTCGTGTACAGTCAAATGTACTTCACCGTTCTGATATCAAGTGGTTGACTGGTTCTCGTGATGTTGTTGACCATTTACGTGATCTGCATACTCCTTAA
- the LOC139861464 gene encoding acetolactate synthase small subunit 2, chloroplastic-like encodes MSVTAATMCASSAPLIYHNRRYEPLTLAHVNNFKSFNRKCAASVNFKVINAISDNGNAIAAGGAPAALPLTPTVNGAVTPPCSKVKRHTISVFVGDESGIINRIAGVFARRGYNIESLAVGLNKDKALFTIVVSGTEKVLQQVVAQLNKLVNVIKVEDLSKEPQVERELMLVKLSVDQSTRAEIMWLVDVFRANVIDASEYSLTIEVTGDPGKMAAFHRNFAKYGIKELTRTGKIALRREKLGETAPFWNFSAASYPDLEPTSPITAVSNGTTCPVDEDSIAVSRGDVYPVENYDSYVTDQVLDANWGVLYDEDSTGHQSHTLNILVNDTPGVLNLVTGVISRRGYNIQSLVVGPAEIEGLSRITTVVPGTDESIGKLVQQFNKVVDVHDVRDITHLPFSERELMLIKVAANSVARRDVLDIATIFRAKPVDVSDHTITLQLTGDFSKMFALQKLLEPYGICEVARTGRVALVRESGVDSTYLRGYSLPLK; translated from the exons ATGTCGGTAACGGCCGCCACAATGTGCGCTTCCTCCGCACCACTAATCTACCACAACCGCCGATATGAACCACTAACACTAGCACACGTTAATAATTTTAAATCATTCAATCGAAAATGTGCAGCTTCTGTTAACTTCAAAGTAATCAACGCTATCTCCGACAACGGAAATGCAATTGCTGCCGGAGGAGCTCCGGCAGCATTGCCGCTCACTCCAACCGTTAACGGAGCTGTCACGCCGCCGTGTTCTAA GGTGAAGCGCCATACGATCTCGGTGTTTGTTGGAGACGAAAGTGGTATAATAAACCGAATTGCTGGTGTATTTGCTAGAAGAGGTTATAACATCGAATCGCTCGCTGTTGGTTTAAATAAGGATAAAGCATTGTTTACCATAGTTGTTTCTGGAACTGAGAAGGTTTTGCAGCAAGTTGTAGCGCAGCTTAACAAGCTTGTGAATGTTATCAAG GTGGAAGATCTTTCTAAGGAGCCACAAGTTGAAAGGGAATTGATGCTTGTGAAGCTTAGTGTAGATCAAAGCACACGAGCTGAG ATTATGTGGCTAGTAGACGTCTTTAGAGCCAATGTCATTGATGCATCGGAATACTCATTGACTATAGAG GTTACTGGGGATCCTGGAAAGATGGCTGCATTTCATAGAAATTTCGCTAAGTATGGAATAAAAGAGCTCACTAGAACAGGAAAG ATTGCTCTGAGACGGGAAAAACTGGGTGAAACTGCTCCATTTTGGAACTTCTCTGCAGCGTCTTATCCGGATCTAGAACCCACAAGTCCTATTACTGCTGTTTCAAATGGTACAACATGTCCAGTAGACGAAGATTCAATTGCAGTGTCAAGG GGTGATGTTTATCCGGTGGAGAACTACGATAGCTACGTTACGGATCAAGTTCTTGATGCCAATTGGGGGGTACTGTATGATGAAGAT TCAACGGGTCATCAGTCTCACACTTTGAACATTCTTGTGAATGATACTCCTGGAGTTCTCAACCTGGTCACCGGAGTTATATCCAGAAGGGGTTACAACATTCAG AGTCTGGTTGTAGGTCCTGCAGAAATAGAAGGTCTATCTCGTATTACAACTGTGGTCCCCGGCACAGATGAATCTATTGGCAAGTTGGTTCAGCAGTTTAACAAAGTGGTGGATGTTCATGAT GTCAGAGATATCACTCACTTGCCGTTTTCAGAACGTGAGCTAATGTTAATAAAAGTTGCTGCAAATTCTGTCGCTCGAAGGGATGTCCTGGACATTGCCACTATATTTCGAGCCAAGCCTGTTGACGTTTCTGATCACACTATTACACTTCAA CTAACGGGAGATTTCAGTAAGATGTTTGCACTACAAAAACTATTGGAGCCCTATGGAATATGTGAG GTGGCAAGGACTGGTAGAGTGGCGTTAGTGCGAGAGTCTGGGGTCGATTCAACATATCTACGTGGATACTCTCTTCcattgaaataa